The following are encoded together in the Coffea arabica cultivar ET-39 chromosome 1c, Coffea Arabica ET-39 HiFi, whole genome shotgun sequence genome:
- the LOC140035303 gene encoding serine carboxypeptidase-like 2, protein MEKLQVLLRHPIFCNLFLLLVYVQACSNLAMAGSIVKFLPGFEGPLPFELETGYIGVGESEDVQLFYAFIKSESNPESDPLIIWLDGGPGCSSFIAFLFGIGPVILEPLSFDGTLPKLVLNPSTWTKVVSIIFLDSPVGTGFSYAKTAKASQSSDFQASDQAYEFIRKWLHDHPEYKSNPFYVSGISYGGIPVPILTQLISNGNKDGIEPRIDLKGYILGNPVTKVSGILNYRVPFVYGMGLISEELYESLKVSCKGEYKIIDPSNAVCLKNMQAYNELLCNIDKQNILIPICHPLSREPNKLFTGGRSIIQMSYEKLEELDIRESTPVICRTERIMLLQHWANNKSVQEALHVLRETIGQWVSCRDALPYTKNAGSVVPYHANLSTKGYRSLIYSGDHDLMVPHIETQAWIRSLHYPIIDDWRQWIHEGQVAGYTRTYANEMTFATVKGGGHAAYEFKPAECRTMFERWISHQPL, encoded by the exons ATGGAGAAGTTGCAGGTGCTCCTAAGGCATCCTATCTTCTGCAACCTGTTCTTGCTGCTAGTTTATGTTCAAGCTTGTTCAAACCTTGCGATGGCTGGTTCCATAGTTAAGTTTCTTCCAGGATTTGAAGGACCCCTCCCCTTTGAACTCGAAACCGG GTATATTGGAGTTGGTGAATCAGAGGATGTGCAGCTCTTCTACGCTTTTATCAAGTCAGAGTCAAATCCTGAATCGGATCCTCTTATCATTTGGTTAGATGGAGGACCTGGCTGCAGTTCATTTATTGCATTTCTCTTTGGGATAG GACCAGTAATTTTGGAGCCATTGTCGTTCGACGGAACTCTGCCCAAGTTGGTATTAAATCCCTCTACTTGGACCAAG GTTGTAAGCATCATCTTTCTGGATTCGCCAGTTGGAACGGGTTTTTCTTATGCTAAGACTGCAAAAGCTTCTCAATCTTCAGATTTTCAAGCCTCTGATCAAGCTTATGAATTTATCAGGAAG TGGCTACATGATCACCCAGAGTACAAGTCGAATCCATTCTATGTTAGTGGAATCTCGTATGGGGGCATTCCTGTTCCAATATTAACTCAACTTATATCAAATG GAAACAAGGACGGCATTGAACCGCGTATTGATCTTAAG GGATACATACTCGGAAATCCAGTAACGAAGGTTTCAGGAATTCTGAACTATAGGGTTCCGTTTGTTTATGGGATGGGGCTGATTTCTGAGGAACTCTATGAG TCCTTGAAGGTTAGCTGTAAAGGGGAATATAAAATCATAGATCCCAGTAATGCAGTGTGTTTGAAAAATATGCAGGCATACAATGAG TTGCTTTGTAATATTGACAAACAAAATATCTTGATTCCCATATGTCATCCCCTTTCACGAGAGCCAAATAAATTATTTACTGGTGGGAGATCCATTATACAAATGTCGTATGAGAAGTTAGAAGAGCTAGACATTCGGGAATCGACTCCAGTCATATGTCGA ACAGAACGGATTATGCTCCTTCAGCACTGGGCTAACAACAAGAGCGTCCAAGAGGCCCTCCATGTGCTAAGG GAAACTATCGGACAGTGGGTAAGCTGCAGGGATGCCTTGCCATACACAAAAAATGCAGGGAGTGTTGTACCATATCATGCAAACCTTAGCACTAAAGGTTATAGATCCCTTATATACAG TGGTGACCATGATCTGATGGTACCGCACATTGAAACTCAAGCGTGGATAAGATCTCTACATTACCCAATTATTGACGATTGGAGACAGTGGATTCATGAAGGCCAAGTTGCCGG TTACACAAGGACCTACGCAAATGAGATGACATTTGCAACAGTGAAG GGAGGAGGCCATGCTGCTTATGAGTTCAAGCCTGCCGAATGCAGAACTATGTTTGAGAGATGGATATCGCATCAGCCTCTCTAA
- the LOC140006628 gene encoding limonoid 7-O-acetyltransferse-like, protein MNRQSNGHVYTFPSSGIAGSRSIHLSVNQKTAYMDIELISKEEIKPASPTPPELRTFRFSVLDQLTRDSYTNILFFFSPRKQQGTYLNDVISQRSRCLKESLSKTLVPFYPLAGKIKDNLHIECNDDGVYYVETQTNIGLLDFLRKPENEFMNQLCPFHPDSTELLSKGYPIMFQVNIFDCGGIAICLSASHKIFDGLSVSTFMQSWAATARESTVQINPSFISSSLFPPILDMYQDSPPVVSKPQKNEPKYATSRFVFDSSALAALKSKAATSTSSAKPSSAKAVMGLLWKSAIAAWKVRSVLFIPVNLRTKVSPPLSPHSLGNIVWLARAKCCDNPKLELELLVNKISNSIGTMNADFVESINGENGIQKLMGALKDFHEVFYDPNSMAECLYISSIRKTGFYEADFGWGKPIWTCITRGNRDLHGLGNIAHLIETKSGDGIEALVTMKEEYMATLEKNQELLHYASLNPSPLDSS, encoded by the exons ATGAACAGGCAGAGTAATGGCCATGTCTATACTTTTCCCAGTTCTGGCATTGCTGGCTCAAGAAG CATTCATTTGAGTGTCAATCAGAAAACTGCATATATGGACATAGAACTTATCTCCAAGGAAGAAATCAAGCCAGCATCTCCAACTCCCCCTGAGTTGAGAACCTTTAGGTTTTCAGTCTTGGATCAGCTTACTCGTGACTCTTATACAAATATATTGTTCTTTTTCTCCCCAAGAAAACAACAAGGCACTTATCTCAACGATGTTATTTCCCAAAGAAGTCGATGTCTAAAGGAATCACTATCAAAAACCTTAGTACCCTTCTATCCACTAGCAGGAAAAATCAAAGATAATTTGCATATTGAGTGTAATGATGATGGAGTTTACTACGTCGAAACTCAAACCAATATTGGACTGTTAGATTTTCTGAGGAAGCCTGAAAATGAGTTCATGAATCAGCTATGTCCATTTCATCCAGATTCCACGGAATTATTGTCAAAAGGTTATCCTATCATGTTTCAAGTAAACATTTTTGACTGTGGTGGTATTGCCATTTGCTTGAGTGCTTCCCACAAGATTTTTGATGGTCTCTCAGTTTCTACATTTATGCAATCTTGGGCAGCTACAGCACGCGAATCAACGGTACAAATAAATCCCAGTTTTATTTCATCTTCCTTATTTCCTCCCATTTTGGATATGTACCAAGATTCACCTCCTGTGGTCTCCAAACCACAAAAGAACGAGCCTAAATATGCTACAAGCAGATTTGTGTTCGATAGCTCGGCCTTGGCTGCTCTTAAATCCAAGGCAGCTACGTCAACATCTTCCGCGAAACCAAGTTCAGCCAAGGCTGTTATGGGACTTCTATGGAAATCTGCCATAGCAGCTTGGAAAGTAAGGTCTGTTTTGTTTATCCCGGTGAATCTGAGGACAAAAGTTTCGCCCCCTTTATCACCTCATTCACTAGGAAATATCGTCTGGTTGGCTCGTGCTAAATGTTGTGACAATCCTAAGCTAGAGCTGGAATTGCTGGTAAACAAGATCTCAAATTCCATTGGTACAATGAACGCTGATTTTGTTGAATCTATAAATGGTGAGAATGGGATTCAGAAGCTGATGGGAGCCTTAAAAGATTTCCATGAAGTGTTCTATGACCCTAATAGTATGGCTGAATGTCTCTATATCAGCAGCATCCGCAAGACTGGTTTTTATGAGGCTGATTTTGGATGGGGAAAGCCCATATGGACATGCATTACGCGTGGAAACAGAGATTTACACGGATTGGGAAATATTGCTCATCTGATCGAAACAAAATCTGGTGATGGGATTGAAGCATTGGTGACCATGAAAGAAGAGTACATGGCTACACTGGAGAAAAATCAGGAGCTTCTCCATTATGCTTCTTTAAATCCTAGCCCTCTTGATTCAAGCTAG